One Azospirillum sp. TSA2s genomic region harbors:
- the rpmA gene encoding 50S ribosomal protein L27 — translation MAHKKAGGSSRNGRDSAGRRLGVKRFGGENVVSGNIIVRQRGTKFHPGENVGIGRDHTLFAMANGQVYFKHSSNGRTFVNVVPANDQEVPAVAAE, via the coding sequence ATGGCACACAAAAAGGCAGGCGGCTCGTCCCGCAACGGCCGTGACTCCGCCGGTCGCCGTCTCGGCGTGAAGCGTTTCGGTGGCGAGAACGTCGTCTCCGGCAACATCATCGTCCGTCAGCGTGGCACCAAGTTCCACCCGGGCGAGAACGTCGGCATCGGCCGCGACCACACCCTGTTCGCGATGGCCAATGGCCAGGTTTACTTCAAGCACAGCTCGAACGGCCGCACCTTCGTGAACGTCGTTCCGGCCAACGACCAGGAAGTTCCGGCCGTCGCTGCCGAGTAA
- the obgE gene encoding GTPase ObgE, whose amino-acid sequence MKFLDQAKVFLKSGDGGPGAVAFRREKFIEFGGPDGGDGGRGGDVIIEAADGLNTLIDYRYKQHFKAQRGHHGMGSNRNGARGEDVVLRVPVGTQILDENQETVLCDLTEAGQRRVFLRGGDGGHGNAHFKTPTNRAPRKFHPGWPGQEQWVWLRLKLIADAGLLGLPNAGKSTFLAATTAAKPKIADYPFTTLAPNLGVVRAGDEEFVIADIPGLIEGAHEGHGLGDRFLGHVERSRILLHLIDGTADDVVASYRTIRNELEAYGGNLADKPEVIGLNKADALLDEEIEEKKKALEEASGAEVMVLSGATGQGVKQVLYRLLTVIKESKSEEPEVIHAPATRSIPRPPVGQKLPDDSGMQWDDETGEWVGGEDEDFEEDDLEEGKLEEGDLEEGEEPDGDSDEALDGEEPEGEEDGSDDDTDGTSRHGA is encoded by the coding sequence ATGAAGTTTCTCGATCAGGCCAAGGTGTTCTTGAAAAGCGGTGACGGCGGCCCCGGTGCCGTGGCGTTCCGGCGCGAGAAGTTCATCGAGTTCGGCGGCCCGGACGGCGGCGACGGCGGTCGGGGCGGGGACGTGATCATCGAGGCGGCGGACGGCCTGAACACGCTGATCGACTACCGCTACAAGCAGCACTTCAAGGCGCAGCGCGGCCATCACGGCATGGGCAGCAACCGCAATGGCGCGCGCGGCGAGGATGTCGTCCTGCGCGTGCCGGTCGGAACCCAGATCCTCGACGAGAATCAGGAAACCGTGCTGTGCGACCTGACCGAGGCCGGTCAACGCCGAGTCTTCCTGCGCGGCGGCGACGGCGGGCACGGCAACGCACACTTCAAGACGCCGACCAACCGGGCGCCGCGCAAGTTCCACCCCGGCTGGCCGGGGCAGGAGCAGTGGGTGTGGCTGCGGCTGAAACTGATCGCCGACGCCGGCCTGCTGGGCCTGCCCAACGCCGGCAAGTCGACCTTCCTGGCCGCCACCACCGCGGCCAAGCCGAAGATCGCCGACTACCCCTTCACCACGCTGGCCCCCAACCTGGGTGTCGTCCGCGCCGGTGACGAAGAGTTCGTCATCGCCGACATCCCCGGCCTGATCGAGGGCGCGCACGAGGGCCATGGGCTGGGCGACCGTTTCCTTGGCCATGTCGAACGCTCGCGCATCCTGCTGCACCTGATCGACGGCACGGCCGACGACGTCGTCGCCTCCTACCGCACGATCCGGAACGAGCTGGAGGCCTATGGCGGCAACCTCGCCGACAAGCCGGAGGTCATCGGGCTGAACAAGGCCGACGCCCTGCTGGACGAGGAGATCGAGGAGAAGAAGAAGGCATTGGAGGAGGCGTCGGGCGCCGAGGTCATGGTGCTGTCCGGTGCCACCGGCCAGGGCGTGAAGCAGGTGCTCTACCGGCTGCTGACGGTCATCAAGGAGTCCAAGTCGGAAGAACCCGAGGTCATCCACGCCCCCGCGACCCGGTCCATCCCGCGCCCGCCGGTCGGTCAGAAGCTGCCCGACGACAGCGGGATGCAGTGGGACGATGAAACCGGCGAATGGGTCGGCGGCGAGGACGAGGACTTCGAGGAGGATGATCTCGAAGAGGGCAAACTCGAAGAGGGTGACCTCGAAGAGGGCGAAGAGCCAGACGGCGACTCGGACGAAGCCCTTGACGGAGAGGAGCCGGAGGGCGAAGAGGACGGCTCGGACGACGATACGGACGGAACCTCCCGCCATGGCGCTTGA
- the proB gene encoding glutamate 5-kinase, with product MALDAPTLLESRRLVVKIGSALLVDGETRQIRRDWLDALADDVAACRKRGQEVVIVTSGAVACGREHLGLVGRALKLEEKQAAAATGQIRLAHAYQETLARHDVTVAQVLVTLEDTEERRRHLNARNTIDTLLKLGAVPVINENDTVATAEIRFGDNDRLAARVAQMVSADTLVLLSDIDGLYTADPRKDPNARHIPTVRELTPEIEGMAGEPPPGYSSGGMVTKIAAARVALSAGCRMVIAKGKRMNPLAALERRPEDGGALCTWFLPSAEPTSARKAWIAGHVNATGVLVVDDGATRALSHGASLLPAGVSAVQGDFDRGDVVIVRTQEGREVARGLVAYSADDARKILRHKSTEIPEILGYQGRDEMIHRDDLVVR from the coding sequence ATGGCGCTTGACGCCCCTACCCTTCTCGAATCCCGCCGGCTGGTCGTAAAGATCGGCTCGGCCCTTCTGGTCGATGGGGAGACCCGGCAAATCCGCCGGGACTGGCTCGACGCGCTGGCCGACGACGTCGCCGCCTGCCGCAAGCGCGGGCAGGAGGTGGTGATCGTCACCTCCGGCGCCGTTGCCTGCGGGCGGGAGCATCTCGGCCTCGTCGGCCGGGCGCTGAAGCTGGAAGAGAAGCAGGCCGCGGCCGCCACCGGCCAGATCCGCCTTGCCCACGCCTATCAGGAAACGCTGGCCCGCCACGACGTCACCGTCGCCCAGGTCCTGGTGACGCTGGAGGACACGGAGGAGCGGCGGCGCCACCTGAACGCCCGCAACACCATCGACACGCTGCTGAAGCTGGGCGCCGTTCCGGTCATCAACGAGAACGACACGGTCGCCACCGCCGAGATCCGCTTCGGCGACAATGACCGGCTGGCCGCCCGCGTGGCGCAGATGGTCAGCGCCGACACGCTGGTGCTGCTGTCGGACATCGACGGACTCTATACCGCCGACCCGCGCAAGGACCCGAACGCCCGCCATATCCCCACCGTGCGCGAGCTGACGCCGGAAATCGAGGGCATGGCCGGCGAGCCGCCCCCCGGCTACAGCAGCGGCGGCATGGTGACCAAGATCGCCGCGGCGCGAGTCGCCCTGTCGGCCGGCTGCCGCATGGTCATCGCCAAGGGCAAGCGCATGAACCCGCTGGCGGCGCTGGAACGGCGGCCGGAGGATGGCGGCGCGCTCTGCACCTGGTTCCTGCCTTCCGCCGAGCCGACCAGCGCCCGAAAGGCCTGGATCGCCGGCCATGTGAACGCCACCGGCGTGCTGGTGGTCGATGACGGCGCCACGCGCGCCCTGTCGCACGGTGCCAGCCTGCTGCCGGCCGGCGTCAGTGCCGTGCAGGGCGACTTCGACCGCGGCGACGTGGTGATCGTCCGAACCCAGGAGGGGCGGGAAGTCGCCCGCGGCCTCGTCGCCTACAGCGCCGACGACGCCCGCAAGATCCTGCGCCACAAGAGCACCGAAATCCCGGAGATCCTGGGCTATCAGGGGCGTGACGAGATGATCCACCGCGACGATCTGGTGGTGCGGTGA